A portion of the Malania oleifera isolate guangnan ecotype guangnan chromosome 3, ASM2987363v1, whole genome shotgun sequence genome contains these proteins:
- the LOC131152433 gene encoding small ribosomal subunit protein mS80 (rPPR6), translated as MWRSIVARKLFLSRLALRNPSQVPHKTLNSVSYSNPPRSSSHLCHDSVSLSKPRYFSQVSTELTDLGSDALNESHNESPMPDTSVGSSSDTVNGFDVNPSFASSDLERSSVIFDENLDNGDAQMGSVALDDEKNEVEIDMEKLENALSLLQSSVEGSLGSSLEEMGLTLHEEFVLRILETPLIPGENLLGFFKWALRNPEFLMTTKALEALVGAITSGLRKKDAYAMWDLVKEIGEREKGVLSAEILNKLIALFSKLGKGKAGFEVFNKFEEFGCVPNVETYFFTIEALCRRSFFDWAWSVCEKMLNMECLPDSEEVGKIISWFCKGSRSKEAYSVYLFAKEKKKFPPQRSVNFLIGTLCREDDSVHLAVGMLEDFSGEVRKYAIKPFSSVIRGLCRIKDVEGAKKLLLKMIDAGPPPGNAVFSSVINTLSKSGDMEEARMMMKLMESRGLKPDVYTYTVIMSGYASGGQMDEACRVLSEVKKKHSKLSPVTYHTLIRGFCRLEEFDKALVLLDEMKDYGVHPNADEYGKLIQSLCLKSLDWKTAERLLEEMKGKGLYLNGITRGLIRAVKELEEEELKAGESSIQI; from the coding sequence atgtggaGATCAATTGTAGCTCGAAAATTGTTTCTATCACGGTTGGCACTTCGAAACCCTTCTCAGGTACCTCATAAGACGCTAAACTCCGTTTCATATTCGAATCCTCCTCGTTCGTCATCTCATCTCTGTCATGATTCCGTATCGCTCTCGAAGCCTAGATATTTTTCTCAAGTTTCAACGGAACTTACTGATCTTGGTTCTGATGCCCTTAATGAATCTCACAATGAATCGCCAATGCCGGATACTAGTGTTGGTTCTTCCAGTGACACAGTTAACGGGTTTGACGTGAACCCTAGTTTTGCTTCATCTGACTTAGAGCGTTCTTcagtgatttttgatgaaaactTGGATAATGGCGACGCCCAAATGGGCAGTGTTGCTTTGGATGATGAAAAGAATGAGGTTGAGATTGACATGGAGAAATTGGAGAATGCGTTATCTTTGCTACAGAGTAGTGTAGAAGGGTCTTTAGGCTCAAGCCTTGAGGAAATGGGTTTGACTTTACATGAAGAATTTGTGCTGAGAATACTTGAAACCCCACTCATCCCGGGCGAGAACTTGCTTGGTTTTTTCAAATGGGCTTTGAGAAACCCAGAGTTCTTGATGACTACCAAGGCTTTGGAGGCACTTGTTGGGGCCATAACCAGTGGTCTTAGGAAGAAAGATGCTTATGCCATGTGGGATTTGGTGAAGGAAATTGGTGAGAGAGAAAAAGGTGTCCTCAGTGCAGAAATTCTCAACAAGTTGATTGCTTTGTTTTCAAAGTTGGGTAAAGGAAAGGCTGGATTTGAAGTTTTTAATAAGTTTGAGGAATTTGGATGTGTCCCGAATGTGGAGACTTACTTTTTTACAATTGAGGCTCTTTGTAGACGCTCTTTCTTTGATTGGGCATGGTCTGTCTGCGAGAAGATGCTTAATATGGAATGCTTGCCTGACAGTGAGGAAGTTGGAAAGATCATCTCTTGGTTTTGCAAAGGGAGTAGGTCTAAAGAGGCCTATTCTGTTTACTTGTTCGCAAAGGAGAAGAAAAAGTTCCCACCTCAGCGTTCTGTTAATTTTTTGATTGGCACTCTCTGCCGAGAGGATGATTCAGTGCATCTAGCTGTGGGGATGTTGGAGGACTTCTCTGGCGAAGTGCGCAAGTATGCCATTAAGCCATTTTCTTCTGTGATTCGTGGTTTGTGTAGGATCAAAGATGTTGAGGGGGCCAAAAAATTGTTGCTTAAGATGATTGATGCAGGCCCACCTCCTGGAAATGCAGTCTTTAGTTCAGTCATTAACACTCTTTCAAAGAGTGGAGATATGGAAGAGGCTAGGATGATGATGAAGTTGATGGAGAGTAGGGGTTTGAAGCCTGACGTGTACACTTATACTGTTATAATGAGTGGTTATGCAAGCGGGGGTCAGATGGATGAGGCTTGTAGAGTCCTGTCAGAAGTCAAAAAGAAGCATTCCAAGCTGAGCCCTGTGACTTACCACACACTCATTCGTGGGTTTTGCAGACTTGAAGAATTTGATAAGGCCTTGGTGTTGTTGGATGAGATGAAAGATTATGGAGTACATCCAAATGCTGATGAGTATGGTAAATTGATCCAGTCTCTTTGTCTGAAATCTTTAGATTGGAAAACAGCAGAGAGATTGCTAGAGGAAATGAAAGGGAAAGGGTTGTATCTCAATGGGATTACGCGGGGTCTTATAAGAGCAGTTAAGGAgttggaagaagaggaactaaaGGCGGGAGAATCAAGCATTCAAATATAG